Proteins encoded in a region of the Paenibacillus pedocola genome:
- the fliF gene encoding flagellar basal-body MS-ring/collar protein FliF: protein MNERFAQYREKLTQYWNRFSGKQKILFFSTLFIIIIIIVVLTMQLSKTEYEVAFQDLDSTDSAGVMTYLDSAGISYRLSPDGKSISVPSTEAARIKVDIGSQGIVQGGSIGYKIFDESSSMIGTTDSEFDVKYNNALNGEVEQLMRRMQGIKDAKVLINLPKETVFASQEDQEQASASVVLTFDPGFRPSQDNIDGYFNLVKTAVPNLPVDNITIANNEVELMPSARGGQTGVSSQVEENFALQKKFEEEVKKDVKQFLSTLTGPDKVDVLVFSKLNFDKENRKEDLVTPVDTENMKGIEISSQIISNTYSGQGNTTGGVAGTGSEDVFGYPSGTDTGTSTSEESSETRNYEVNRITKDIIASPYTVKDLTINVAVEPPTGQTTLDAATSAAIQNILVNIVRASLADSGVTYTDADLTKKVSVYSQQFGSNEAAAGSGGLATWMIWAIAAGALLIGAGGGFVIYRSRKKKEEEEVEEDIPLQVPTEFPSINLESVTNESQVRKQLESLAKKKPDEFVNLLRTWLADEQR from the coding sequence GTGAATGAAAGATTTGCCCAGTACAGGGAGAAGTTAACCCAGTATTGGAACAGATTCAGCGGTAAACAGAAAATTCTATTTTTCTCTACCCTGTTTATCATCATAATAATAATCGTAGTTTTGACCATGCAGCTTTCGAAGACGGAATACGAGGTAGCCTTTCAAGATTTAGATAGTACAGATTCAGCAGGTGTCATGACTTACCTGGATTCCGCCGGGATTTCTTATCGATTGAGCCCGGATGGCAAAAGCATCTCAGTACCAAGCACAGAGGCAGCCCGTATTAAGGTGGATATCGGTTCGCAGGGTATCGTGCAGGGAGGCTCAATCGGATACAAAATCTTTGATGAGTCCTCGTCCATGATCGGTACAACGGACAGTGAGTTCGATGTCAAATATAACAATGCTTTGAATGGTGAAGTTGAACAATTGATGAGACGGATGCAAGGCATCAAGGATGCCAAGGTGCTGATCAATCTTCCAAAAGAAACGGTTTTCGCTTCCCAGGAGGATCAGGAACAGGCTTCCGCTTCTGTAGTGCTCACTTTTGATCCGGGATTTAGACCCTCTCAAGATAATATTGACGGATACTTCAATCTTGTGAAGACCGCTGTGCCGAATTTGCCGGTAGATAACATTACGATCGCCAATAACGAGGTCGAATTGATGCCGAGCGCTAGAGGCGGGCAAACCGGGGTTTCCAGCCAGGTGGAAGAAAACTTTGCTCTTCAGAAAAAATTTGAAGAAGAAGTCAAAAAGGATGTAAAACAATTTCTTAGTACGCTCACTGGTCCCGATAAGGTGGATGTTCTGGTCTTCTCTAAGCTGAATTTTGATAAGGAAAATCGGAAGGAAGATCTAGTCACACCGGTGGATACGGAGAATATGAAAGGGATTGAAATTAGTTCACAAATTATCAGCAACACCTATTCGGGTCAGGGAAACACTACCGGGGGAGTTGCGGGTACAGGATCGGAAGATGTCTTCGGTTATCCTTCTGGAACAGATACTGGCACTTCTACTTCTGAAGAATCTTCGGAAACTAGGAACTATGAAGTTAACCGGATCACCAAGGATATCATCGCGAGCCCATATACTGTTAAAGATTTAACCATAAATGTTGCTGTTGAACCACCTACCGGACAAACAACTTTAGATGCTGCAACTTCGGCTGCAATTCAGAACATTCTGGTTAATATCGTACGCGCTTCATTGGCAGATTCAGGAGTCACTTATACAGACGCTGATTTAACCAAAAAAGTTTCGGTATACTCGCAACAATTCGGAAGCAATGAAGCGGCTGCCGGTTCCGGCGGACTTGCGACATGGATGATTTGGGCGATTGCAGCAGGGGCGCTGCTGATCGGTGCGGGTGGCGGATTCGTTATTTACCGGAGCCGCAAGAAGAAGGAAGAAGAAGAAGTGGAAGAAGATATTCCGCTGCAGGTTCCTACCGAGTTCCCATCCATTAACTTGGAGAGCGTGACGAATGAAAGTCAGGTTCGCAAGCAACTGGAAAGTCTGGCGAAGAAGAAGCCGGATGAATTCGTAAATCTGCTGCGCACATGGCTTGCAGACGAACAGAGGTGA
- the fliE gene encoding flagellar hook-basal body complex protein FliE translates to MIQNLTIGTQAIQPLAMKSAAVESGEVTGSKQSFGSYLEDALNQVAGQEQQAKDMSNKFVLGEVNIDEAMISSQQALLSLQLTTQVRNKVIEAYQEIMRTQI, encoded by the coding sequence TTGATACAAAATTTAACTATCGGGACACAGGCTATCCAACCGCTTGCTATGAAATCTGCAGCCGTCGAGTCTGGGGAAGTAACCGGTTCCAAACAAAGCTTCGGATCTTATCTGGAAGATGCTTTGAATCAGGTGGCTGGCCAGGAGCAACAAGCCAAGGATATGAGTAATAAATTTGTATTGGGAGAAGTCAATATCGATGAGGCGATGATTTCTTCGCAACAGGCATTGCTGAGTTTGCAGCTGACTACACAAGTCCGGAACAAAGTGATTGAAGCCTATCAGGAAATTATGAGAACTCAGATCTAA
- the flgC gene encoding flagellar basal body rod protein FlgC, with translation MNFGSSFGISASALTAQRLRMDVISSNIANAETTRASVVDGKAVPYRRKLVVLETEKNNSFSNILNSKMGSENGSEGVKVQSIIEDSSPLKPVYNPSHPDADTNGYVYMPNVDLTKEMVDMLSASRSYEANVTMLNASKAMVSKALEIGH, from the coding sequence GTGAATTTTGGTAGCAGCTTTGGAATAAGCGCCTCAGCCTTAACTGCCCAGCGGCTCAGAATGGACGTGATTTCCTCTAACATTGCCAATGCTGAGACAACAAGAGCCTCTGTCGTGGATGGTAAGGCCGTTCCGTACCGGCGTAAGCTTGTTGTGCTGGAAACAGAGAAGAATAACAGTTTCTCAAACATTTTGAATTCGAAAATGGGTAGTGAGAATGGTAGTGAAGGCGTTAAAGTGCAGTCAATCATTGAGGATTCTTCACCACTGAAGCCAGTCTACAACCCGAGTCATCCGGATGCGGATACCAACGGATATGTATATATGCCTAATGTGGATCTGACTAAAGAAATGGTGGATATGCTGTCCGCCTCCCGTTCTTATGAAGCGAATGTAACAATGCTGAATGCGTCAAAAGCTATGGTCAGCAAAGCGCTCGAAATCGGACATTAA
- the flgB gene encoding flagellar basal body rod protein FlgB, producing the protein MGLLNSVSFQRLQGGLEAANKRQSVLANNVANADTPGFKRSDVSFESVLAAQESGLKPTLGAKVTDSRHFQFGNVSAVPSAVVSTDETTSMNNNDNNVDMDREMALSAENQLRYNSYVQQLNSQITMMRTVIQGG; encoded by the coding sequence ATGGGTTTGCTGAATAGTGTCAGTTTTCAACGATTACAGGGAGGCCTTGAAGCCGCCAACAAGCGACAAAGTGTTTTAGCCAATAACGTAGCAAATGCCGACACACCCGGATTTAAACGTTCAGACGTTTCTTTTGAAAGTGTGCTTGCCGCACAGGAAAGTGGACTGAAGCCGACGCTCGGTGCGAAGGTAACGGATTCTCGCCACTTCCAATTCGGTAATGTGTCTGCTGTACCGTCTGCGGTCGTTAGCACAGATGAAACCACCTCGATGAATAACAACGACAATAATGTGGATATGGACCGGGAGATGGCGCTCAGTGCTGAGAACCAGCTCAGGTATAACTCTTATGTCCAGCAGTTGAACAGTCAAATCACGATGATGCGCACAGTCATTCAGGGGGGGTAA
- the hslU gene encoding ATP-dependent protease ATPase subunit HslU: MVNQSLTPRQIVAELDKYIVGQKQAKKSVAVALRNRYRRSLLPEELRDEVVPKNILMIGPTGVGKTEIARRLAKLVNAPFIKVEATKFTEVGYVGRDVESMVRDLVETSIRMVKLERTEKVKDRAEELANERIVSILAPSSSKNKSQRNPFEMIFGGNNASSEDSKEEAEDGSLSERRRNIKFKLLAGQLEDDIIEIDVEDTAPTMLDMFAGQGNDQMGMNMQEMFGNLLPKRTKKRKLPIKEARKVLIQDEAAKLIDMDDVIQESITRAEQSGIIFIDEIDKVASQGKGSGPDVSREGVQRDILPIVEGSTVMTKYGPVKTDYVLFMAAGAFHIAKPSDLIPELQGRFPIRVELSSLTLEDFVSILTEPENALTKQYVNLLKTENIEIQFQKEANQEIAKIAASVNQNMENIGARRLHTILEKLLEDLSFEAPELTLETMVITPEYVREKLSGIAQDRDLSQYIL; this comes from the coding sequence ATGGTGAATCAATCGCTCACACCCCGTCAAATCGTCGCTGAACTTGATAAATATATCGTAGGCCAGAAGCAGGCCAAAAAATCGGTAGCGGTTGCTCTGCGTAACCGTTACCGGCGCAGCCTGCTCCCGGAGGAGCTGCGTGATGAAGTTGTTCCCAAAAATATTCTGATGATTGGTCCAACCGGTGTAGGCAAGACGGAGATTGCCCGGCGTCTGGCCAAGCTGGTTAATGCACCGTTCATCAAAGTTGAGGCTACCAAGTTTACCGAGGTTGGATATGTGGGCCGGGACGTGGAATCCATGGTTCGCGATCTGGTGGAGACTTCAATCCGTATGGTCAAGCTGGAACGGACCGAGAAAGTGAAGGATCGGGCTGAAGAGCTTGCCAATGAACGTATCGTATCGATTTTGGCACCATCGTCTTCGAAGAACAAATCACAGCGCAATCCTTTTGAGATGATCTTCGGAGGCAACAATGCAAGTTCCGAGGACAGCAAGGAGGAAGCAGAGGACGGAAGCCTGAGTGAACGCCGCCGCAATATCAAATTCAAGCTGCTTGCAGGGCAGCTGGAAGATGACATTATTGAGATCGATGTTGAAGATACGGCTCCAACCATGCTCGATATGTTTGCCGGCCAGGGGAATGATCAGATGGGGATGAACATGCAGGAAATGTTCGGAAATCTGCTGCCTAAGCGGACCAAGAAACGTAAGCTTCCGATTAAGGAAGCCCGTAAGGTGCTGATTCAGGATGAGGCAGCCAAACTGATTGATATGGATGACGTTATTCAGGAATCAATAACCCGTGCAGAACAGTCCGGCATCATATTTATTGATGAGATCGATAAAGTAGCCAGCCAAGGTAAAGGTTCTGGACCGGATGTCTCCCGTGAAGGGGTACAGCGTGATATTCTGCCAATCGTAGAAGGTTCTACGGTGATGACCAAATACGGCCCTGTGAAGACCGACTACGTGCTTTTCATGGCGGCGGGAGCTTTCCATATTGCTAAGCCTTCTGACCTCATCCCTGAGCTTCAGGGACGCTTTCCGATCCGTGTGGAGCTGAGCAGTCTTACACTGGAGGACTTTGTGTCTATTCTGACGGAACCGGAGAATGCGCTGACGAAGCAATATGTCAACTTACTGAAGACTGAGAATATCGAAATTCAGTTTCAGAAGGAGGCAAATCAGGAAATTGCCAAAATTGCTGCATCAGTGAATCAGAATATGGAGAATATCGGTGCCCGGCGTCTTCATACCATTCTGGAGAAGCTGCTGGAGGATCTTTCGTTTGAAGCGCCAGAATTAACACTGGAAACCATGGTGATAACACCCGAATATGTTCGCGAAAAACTGTCAGGAATCGCGCAGGATCGGGATTTAAGTCAATATATTTTGTAA
- the hslV gene encoding ATP-dependent protease subunit HslV — MLPSFHATTICAVRHNGHAAIAGDGQVTFGESVIMKTTAKKVRRLYRGQVIAGFAGSVADAITLFEKFEGKLEEHHGNLQRAAVELAKDWRQDRILRKLEALMIVMDREGMLLISGNGEIIEPDDDVLAIGSGGNFALASGRALKRHAPDLSAAEIAKEALQIASEICVYTNSNIIVEQL, encoded by the coding sequence ATGTTACCCAGCTTTCATGCAACTACAATTTGTGCGGTTAGACATAATGGCCATGCTGCGATAGCGGGCGATGGACAGGTTACCTTTGGCGAGAGCGTCATCATGAAGACGACGGCCAAAAAAGTCCGCCGCCTGTACAGAGGACAAGTAATCGCCGGTTTTGCGGGTTCCGTAGCCGATGCGATAACTTTGTTTGAAAAGTTTGAAGGCAAGCTTGAGGAGCATCACGGTAATCTACAGCGGGCCGCAGTAGAACTGGCTAAGGACTGGCGGCAGGATCGCATCCTGCGCAAGCTGGAGGCGCTGATGATCGTGATGGACAGGGAAGGTATGCTGCTGATCTCGGGCAACGGCGAAATCATTGAGCCGGATGATGATGTGCTGGCCATCGGCTCCGGAGGCAATTTTGCCCTGGCCTCGGGACGCGCGCTCAAACGCCATGCTCCGGACCTTAGTGCAGCAGAAATTGCCAAAGAAGCGCTGCAGATCGCTTCGGAGATATGTGTATATACCAATTCCAATATTATTGTTGAACAATTGTAG
- the trmFO gene encoding FADH(2)-oxidizing methylenetetrahydrofolate--tRNA-(uracil(54)-C(5))-methyltransferase TrmFO produces MTETAKVTVIGAGLAGSEAAWQIASSGVPVRLYEMRPAVKTPAHHTDQFAELVCSNSLRANGLGNAVGVLKEEMRRLNSLVLGAADRHAVPAGGALAVDRDGFSGEITRTLHEHPLVEVINEELTHIPEDGIVVIATGPLTSPALSAEIKALLGEEYFYFYDAAAPIVEKDTIDMSKVYLASRYDKGEAAYLNCPMTEEEFDRFYDALISAETAALKDFEKEIYFEGCMPIEIMMKRGKQTALFGPMKPVGLMNPHTGKLPYAVVQLRQDNAAGTLYNLVGFQTHLKWGEQKRVFSLIPGLENAEYVRYGVMHRNTFINSPKLLHPTYQMKGRERLFFAGQMTGVEGYVESAASGLIAGINAARAALGEEGIVFPEDSVLGSMPAYITSADPEHFQPMNANFGLLPKLEKKIRSKKEKNELLAYRALDSIAEFATRTGLAYKEPEPAEPKLS; encoded by the coding sequence TTGACAGAAACAGCTAAAGTAACAGTAATTGGAGCGGGCCTCGCCGGCAGCGAGGCTGCCTGGCAAATTGCCTCAAGCGGGGTGCCGGTCAGATTATATGAAATGAGACCCGCAGTTAAAACACCTGCTCATCACACAGATCAATTCGCCGAACTGGTATGCAGCAACTCGCTCCGGGCTAATGGACTGGGAAATGCAGTGGGCGTATTAAAAGAAGAGATGCGGCGGCTGAACTCGCTGGTCCTTGGAGCAGCTGACCGTCATGCAGTTCCTGCGGGCGGAGCACTTGCTGTTGACCGGGACGGATTCTCTGGTGAGATCACCCGGACGTTGCACGAACATCCGCTAGTGGAAGTCATAAATGAAGAACTGACGCATATACCGGAGGACGGGATTGTTGTCATCGCGACAGGACCTCTGACTTCTCCGGCATTATCTGCTGAGATAAAGGCTTTATTGGGTGAAGAATACTTCTATTTCTATGATGCTGCAGCACCGATTGTGGAGAAGGATACTATCGACATGAGTAAGGTATATTTGGCTTCCCGGTACGACAAAGGAGAAGCGGCATACCTGAATTGCCCGATGACCGAAGAGGAATTTGACCGTTTTTATGATGCGCTGATTTCGGCTGAGACTGCTGCGCTCAAAGATTTTGAGAAAGAGATTTACTTCGAAGGCTGCATGCCGATTGAAATTATGATGAAGCGCGGCAAGCAGACAGCGTTATTCGGGCCGATGAAACCGGTGGGACTTATGAATCCACATACGGGGAAACTGCCTTACGCTGTCGTTCAGCTGCGCCAGGACAATGCTGCCGGAACACTCTATAACCTGGTTGGCTTTCAGACTCACCTTAAATGGGGTGAACAGAAGCGGGTATTCTCACTGATTCCGGGTCTGGAAAATGCGGAGTACGTCCGTTATGGTGTAATGCACCGTAATACATTTATTAATTCTCCCAAGCTGCTGCACCCTACTTATCAGATGAAGGGCCGGGAAAGATTATTCTTCGCCGGACAGATGACAGGCGTTGAAGGCTATGTGGAGTCTGCGGCATCCGGACTGATTGCGGGAATCAATGCAGCCAGAGCTGCGCTTGGTGAAGAAGGCATCGTATTTCCTGAGGATAGTGTGCTGGGCAGTATGCCTGCATATATTACTTCCGCCGATCCGGAGCATTTCCAGCCGATGAATGCTAACTTTGGACTGCTTCCGAAGCTCGAGAAGAAAATCCGCAGCAAAAAAGAAAAGAATGAACTTCTCGCCTACCGGGCACTCGACAGTATCGCAGAATTCGCGACCCGAACAGGCCTTGCTTACAAAGAACCGGAGCCCGCGGAACCCAAACTGTCATAA
- the topA gene encoding type I DNA topoisomerase, with translation MADTLVIVESPAKAKTIGKYLGSKYIVKASMGHIRDLPKSQIGVEVENDFNPKYITIRGKGSILKELKDARKKVKKVYLAADPDREGEAIAWHLAHALDLDNTEECRVVFNEITKQAVKDAFKTPRKINMDLVNAQQARRILDRLVGYKISPLLWKKVKKGLSAGRVQSVAVKIIMDRENEISAFEPTEYWSITAKLGIRDSVFEAKFHKLNGEKKELGRESEVQEVLEAIKNADFKVREVKEKERQRHPSAPFTTSSLQQEAARKLGFRAAKTMSVAQQLYEGVELGKEGTVGLITYMRTDSTRLSATAQEEAKELILAKYGEKFIPESPRQYSKKAAGAQDAHEAIRPTSALREPEMVKEFMSRDQFRLYKLIWERFVSSQMSSALLDTLSVDITAGTAIFRAVGSKVSFPGFMKVYVEGNDDGTTDEEKFLPPLKAGDDLVKQDIEPKQHFTQPPPRYTEARLVKTLEELGIGRPSTYAPTLETIQKRGYVAIEEKKFMPTELGELIIEQMEQFFPEILDVEFTAHMEGDLDHVEEGAEDWVKVLAGFYESFEKRLLFAEEEMKEIEIEDEVSDELCEKCGKPMVYKLGRFGKFLACSGFPDCRNTKPIVKDIGVSCPKCHEGKVVERRSKKGRVFYGCDQYPGCDFVSWDRPSIKPCPVCGSWMVEKRNKQGTKLQCTSCDHTEAVLEGEELAE, from the coding sequence ATGGCAGATACATTAGTCATTGTCGAATCGCCGGCAAAAGCGAAGACAATCGGCAAATATTTAGGCAGTAAATATATTGTAAAGGCTTCTATGGGACATATCAGAGATCTGCCGAAAAGCCAGATTGGCGTCGAGGTAGAGAATGACTTCAATCCCAAATATATCACGATTCGCGGTAAGGGATCGATTCTCAAGGAACTAAAAGATGCCCGCAAAAAAGTAAAAAAAGTCTATCTGGCGGCTGACCCGGACCGCGAAGGTGAAGCTATTGCCTGGCATCTGGCGCATGCGCTGGATTTGGATAACACAGAGGAGTGCCGGGTTGTTTTCAACGAGATCACGAAGCAGGCTGTAAAGGATGCTTTTAAGACCCCGCGCAAAATTAATATGGATTTGGTTAACGCTCAGCAGGCCCGGCGGATTCTGGACCGGCTCGTCGGTTATAAAATCAGTCCACTATTATGGAAGAAAGTCAAAAAGGGCTTGTCGGCCGGGCGGGTGCAATCGGTTGCTGTTAAGATTATCATGGACCGAGAGAATGAAATCTCCGCTTTTGAACCGACTGAATATTGGAGTATTACCGCAAAGCTAGGCATCCGCGATTCCGTCTTTGAAGCCAAGTTTCACAAGCTGAATGGTGAAAAGAAAGAGCTGGGCCGGGAAAGCGAAGTTCAGGAAGTGCTGGAAGCCATCAAGAATGCTGATTTCAAGGTGCGGGAAGTGAAGGAGAAGGAAAGACAGCGACATCCTTCGGCACCGTTTACCACAAGCTCACTTCAGCAGGAAGCAGCCCGCAAGCTGGGCTTTCGTGCTGCCAAAACCATGTCTGTGGCTCAACAGCTGTATGAAGGCGTAGAGCTTGGCAAGGAAGGCACGGTCGGTTTGATCACCTACATGCGTACCGACTCCACTCGTCTTTCCGCTACCGCTCAGGAAGAAGCGAAGGAGCTGATTTTGGCCAAGTACGGAGAGAAGTTTATTCCGGAATCACCGCGCCAATATTCCAAAAAAGCTGCAGGAGCCCAGGATGCGCATGAAGCGATTCGTCCAACCTCTGCACTGCGCGAACCTGAGATGGTCAAAGAATTCATGAGCCGTGATCAATTCCGCTTATATAAACTGATCTGGGAGCGCTTCGTCTCCAGTCAGATGTCCTCTGCTCTACTTGATACACTCTCCGTGGATATTACTGCAGGAACTGCAATCTTCAGAGCAGTCGGCTCCAAGGTTTCTTTCCCTGGTTTTATGAAGGTGTATGTAGAAGGTAATGATGACGGTACGACTGACGAAGAGAAGTTTTTGCCGCCGCTGAAAGCCGGGGATGACCTGGTGAAGCAGGACATTGAGCCTAAGCAGCATTTCACCCAGCCGCCGCCGAGATATACTGAAGCACGTCTGGTTAAAACACTGGAAGAGCTGGGTATTGGCCGCCCGAGTACGTATGCACCTACACTGGAGACAATCCAGAAACGCGGCTACGTAGCGATTGAAGAGAAGAAATTTATGCCTACTGAGCTAGGCGAGCTGATAATAGAGCAAATGGAACAATTCTTCCCGGAAATTCTCGATGTGGAATTTACTGCGCACATGGAAGGGGATCTTGACCATGTGGAAGAGGGCGCGGAGGATTGGGTAAAAGTATTGGCCGGATTTTATGAATCTTTTGAGAAGCGCCTGCTGTTTGCTGAAGAAGAAATGAAAGAGATTGAGATTGAAGATGAAGTGTCCGATGAGCTCTGCGAGAAATGCGGGAAGCCGATGGTTTATAAACTGGGACGGTTCGGGAAGTTCCTGGCCTGCTCAGGATTCCCTGACTGCCGCAATACCAAGCCGATTGTGAAGGATATCGGAGTAAGCTGTCCGAAGTGTCATGAAGGGAAGGTCGTCGAGCGTCGCAGCAAGAAAGGACGCGTATTCTATGGCTGCGATCAGTACCCTGGTTGTGATTTCGTCTCCTGGGACCGTCCTTCAATTAAACCTTGTCCAGTTTGCGGCTCCTGGATGGTGGAGAAGCGCAACAAGCAAGGCACGAAGCTGCAATGTACCTCTTGTGACCACACTGAGGCTGTACTTGAGGGCGAAGAATTAGCAGAATAA
- the dprA gene encoding DNA-processing protein DprA has protein sequence METRDLLFGLNEVEGIGWKSIDRIRQAGLLTKRAFVCSPEDWQKAGLPAKIAQRLAEAFDAGWILKRRLLMEESGVAMVTVLDEQYPALLKETAQPPWVLYYRGSLEYASRPAIAMVGTRVPTAYGRKVGEMLSEQLSTAGLAVVSGLARGIDSVCHEAALACGGITIAVVATGLDKVYPPENRELEREISQKGLVLSEYPLGTQSHPGLFPQRNRIIAGLTLGTLVVEADSRSGSLITADAALEAGRDVFAVPGPVTSPKSRGALDLIKQGAKLVTSAEDIVEEYISFIPVKADRESLNPLFELGNGDGLIEKKLTSEESHLYHILHQGPFSLDELLFRTRWDFGHLHSVLLSLIIKKAVTQLPGAIYKVI, from the coding sequence ATGGAAACACGTGACTTATTATTTGGACTGAATGAAGTGGAGGGGATCGGCTGGAAAAGCATCGACAGAATCCGCCAGGCAGGGTTATTGACAAAGCGAGCGTTTGTTTGCAGTCCGGAAGATTGGCAAAAGGCCGGATTACCGGCAAAAATTGCACAGCGGCTGGCTGAAGCGTTTGATGCGGGATGGATTCTTAAACGCCGTCTTTTAATGGAAGAAAGCGGAGTAGCCATGGTTACTGTTCTGGATGAGCAATACCCTGCTTTGCTGAAGGAAACAGCACAGCCGCCATGGGTGCTTTATTACAGGGGATCTCTGGAATATGCTTCCCGTCCTGCAATAGCGATGGTGGGTACACGTGTGCCTACTGCCTATGGACGCAAAGTAGGAGAGATGCTCTCGGAGCAGCTGAGTACGGCAGGGCTTGCGGTAGTCAGCGGACTGGCCCGGGGAATCGACAGCGTGTGCCATGAAGCGGCATTAGCCTGCGGCGGAATTACAATCGCTGTTGTTGCTACTGGTCTCGACAAGGTCTATCCGCCCGAGAACAGGGAGCTGGAGCGGGAGATTTCACAAAAAGGGCTGGTGCTCAGTGAGTATCCGTTAGGCACCCAGAGTCATCCGGGCCTGTTCCCGCAGCGCAACCGGATTATCGCCGGTCTGACCTTAGGGACGCTAGTTGTCGAAGCTGACTCCCGCAGCGGTTCCTTGATCACGGCTGATGCCGCCCTGGAAGCGGGAAGAGATGTGTTTGCGGTTCCCGGACCGGTTACTTCTCCCAAAAGCCGCGGAGCGCTTGATCTGATCAAACAAGGGGCAAAACTTGTAACCTCTGCAGAAGATATTGTGGAAGAATATATTTCTTTTATACCTGTAAAGGCTGATAGAGAGAGCTTAAACCCCCTTTTTGAGCTGGGGAATGGGGATGGGCTGATCGAAAAGAAATTGACAAGTGAGGAGTCTCACCTATACCATATACTGCATCAAGGCCCGTTTAGTCTGGATGAGCTGCTGTTTAGAACAAGGTGGGATTTTGGACATTTGCATTCAGTTCTGTTATCTTTAATCATAAAAAAAGCGGTAACACAATTGCCGGGTGCAATTTATAAGGTAATTTAA
- the sucD gene encoding succinate--CoA ligase subunit alpha, with protein MSILVDKNTKVITQGITGSTGLFHTKGALDYGTQMVGGVTPGKGGTSVAITLENGKEVSLPVFDTVVAAKAATGATASVIYVPPAFAADSIMEAVDAEMELVICITEGIPVLDMVKVSRYMEGRSTVLIGPNCPGVITPGECKIGIMPGYIHTPGYVGVVSRSGTLTYEAVHQLTERGIGQSSAVGIGGDPVKGSEFIDILKLFNDDPGTKAVIMIGEIGGTAEEEAALWIKENMTKPVVGFIGGVTAPPGKRMGHAGAIISGGKGTASEKIAVLESCGIKVAPTPAEMGSTLVSVLEERGILGAFTTH; from the coding sequence ATGAGCATTCTTGTAGATAAAAATACGAAAGTCATCACACAGGGGATTACAGGCTCAACGGGCCTGTTCCATACCAAAGGTGCGCTGGATTATGGCACACAGATGGTCGGCGGAGTGACACCCGGCAAAGGGGGAACCTCTGTTGCGATTACGCTGGAGAACGGTAAGGAGGTCAGCCTGCCAGTATTTGATACGGTAGTCGCCGCCAAAGCCGCAACCGGGGCAACTGCCAGCGTGATTTATGTACCGCCGGCTTTTGCCGCTGACTCTATCATGGAGGCTGTGGATGCGGAGATGGAGCTTGTCATCTGTATTACTGAAGGTATACCGGTGCTGGATATGGTTAAAGTATCAAGGTACATGGAAGGCCGTTCTACGGTCCTGATCGGGCCTAACTGTCCGGGTGTCATCACACCGGGAGAGTGTAAGATTGGCATTATGCCGGGCTATATTCATACCCCCGGATATGTAGGCGTGGTTTCCCGCAGCGGAACGCTTACCTACGAAGCGGTGCATCAGCTGACAGAACGCGGAATCGGGCAGTCCTCGGCAGTCGGAATCGGCGGTGATCCGGTCAAAGGTTCGGAGTTCATCGACATTCTGAAGCTGTTTAATGATGACCCGGGTACAAAGGCTGTCATTATGATCGGTGAAATCGGCGGAACCGCTGAAGAAGAGGCTGCTCTCTGGATTAAAGAGAATATGACAAAGCCTGTTGTCGGATTCATCGGCGGCGTTACTGCACCTCCAGGCAAACGCATGGGTCATGCCGGGGCTATTATCTCCGGAGGGAAAGGGACTGCCAGCGAAAAAATTGCCGTTCTGGAATCCTGTGGAATTAAAGTTGCACCGACACCGGCTGAAATGGGCTCAACGCTTGTGAGTGTACTTGAGGAACGCGGCATTCTGGGAGCTTTTACAACACATTAA